A single window of Undibacterium sp. 5I1 DNA harbors:
- a CDS encoding SAM-dependent methyltransferase has protein sequence MLTLTIKQGKEKSLLERQPWVYLSAVARVDGKPGERNKLGATVLVQSSSGQFLARAAYNAKSQISARVWTFDQNESVDHAMIKRRVQTAVLKRKANVNSASKNVSQSISLVSGEEDGLSGLVVDWIKDGSTNDDSKAVNDYLICQFNAAGVDAWKVAIVQALMAETGCPNVYERADELMRKGEGLPVVFGALAGDEPPDEIWLMEKGVRISVDIKTGQRNQSS, from the coding sequence ATGCTGACACTCACTATTAAACAAGGCAAAGAAAAAAGCCTGCTAGAACGACAGCCTTGGGTTTATCTATCTGCCGTGGCGCGGGTCGATGGCAAACCCGGAGAACGAAATAAATTAGGCGCGACAGTCCTGGTTCAATCGTCTTCCGGTCAATTTCTGGCACGTGCTGCCTACAACGCAAAATCACAAATCAGTGCCCGCGTCTGGACCTTTGACCAAAACGAATCCGTCGATCACGCCATGATTAAACGACGTGTTCAGACGGCTGTTCTCAAGCGTAAAGCGAATGTAAACAGCGCCAGCAAAAACGTAAGTCAGTCTATTTCTCTAGTATCCGGTGAAGAAGATGGTTTATCTGGTCTGGTGGTTGATTGGATTAAAGATGGTAGTACCAATGACGACAGCAAAGCAGTGAACGATTATCTGATCTGCCAATTTAATGCCGCTGGCGTCGATGCCTGGAAAGTCGCCATTGTCCAGGCACTGATGGCAGAAACTGGCTGCCCTAACGTGTACGAACGGGCAGACGAGTTAATGCGCAAAGGGGAAGGTTTGCCCGTCGTATTTGGCGCACTGGCAGGAGACGAACCACCGGATGAAATCTGGCTGATGGAAAAAGGCGTACGTATTTCAGTCGATATCAAAACGGGACAAAGAAATCAAAGTAGTTAA
- a CDS encoding DoxX family protein produces the protein MNQFLRLHQLSTSIDQLIQEWGGALLNLGLRIFVGWQFLKSGMVKIQDWEATLSLFREEYHVPVLPPELAAITGAGGELFFPILLITGLFSRPAALGLFAVNAMAVVSYPQLWSFECPAAINDHLYWGLLLAVLAVFGPGKIAIDDWIKSRY, from the coding sequence ATGAACCAATTTTTGCGGCTGCATCAACTCAGCACCAGCATCGATCAACTAATACAAGAATGGGGCGGCGCATTGCTTAATCTTGGTTTGCGGATTTTTGTAGGCTGGCAATTTCTAAAATCTGGGATGGTAAAGATTCAGGACTGGGAGGCAACTTTATCCCTATTCCGCGAGGAATATCATGTTCCCGTCTTGCCGCCGGAGCTAGCCGCGATTACCGGCGCTGGTGGAGAATTGTTTTTCCCGATTTTGTTAATTACAGGCTTATTCTCCCGCCCTGCCGCTTTAGGATTATTTGCAGTCAATGCAATGGCAGTCGTATCGTATCCGCAGCTTTGGTCATTTGAGTGTCCGGCGGCCATCAATGATCATCTGTATTGGGGTTTGCTGCTGGCTGTATTAGCAGTATTTGGACCTGGAAAAATTGCGATAGATGACTGGATCAAATCTCGATATTAA
- a CDS encoding DUF692 domain-containing protein: MNSAFETMRKPTVNLGVGVGLRSQHYRDFLNAPVAIDWLEVHSENYFGDGGYDLHVLQQLRQDYPISLHGVGLALGSAVGYNAYNDAHLQKLHHLVQRIQPALVSEHLCWGAVTGRHLNDLLPLPLRQDALELICERVDQVQNLLQRSVLIENVSTYLRFAQDDMSEAEFLVQLAKRTGCGILLDVNNLYVNQHNHGEDALAALRHFSDLPQGVIGEIHLAGHLRTDDCLIDHHGCELAPEVWDLYQTTCSLLGTEIPVLIEWDTDIPALPVLLAEAAKATYYRDASRANIINASSVSNSISAAHHG; the protein is encoded by the coding sequence TTGAACTCCGCGTTCGAGACGATGCGCAAACCGACCGTCAACTTAGGGGTTGGCGTTGGTTTGCGCAGTCAGCATTACCGTGATTTTCTGAATGCGCCAGTAGCAATCGACTGGTTAGAGGTGCATTCAGAAAATTATTTTGGCGATGGCGGTTACGATTTGCATGTTTTGCAGCAACTACGTCAAGATTATCCCATCAGCCTGCATGGTGTCGGTTTAGCTCTCGGCTCTGCCGTTGGTTACAACGCCTACAACGACGCCCATCTGCAAAAATTACACCACCTGGTTCAACGCATACAACCTGCTCTGGTATCCGAACATTTGTGTTGGGGTGCTGTGACTGGTCGTCATTTAAACGATTTACTCCCGCTACCATTGCGTCAAGATGCTTTAGAGTTGATATGCGAGCGGGTTGATCAAGTACAAAATCTATTGCAAAGAAGCGTGCTGATCGAAAACGTCTCGACCTATTTACGCTTCGCCCAAGATGACATGTCCGAGGCAGAATTTCTGGTACAACTGGCAAAGCGTACAGGCTGCGGCATTTTATTAGACGTCAATAACCTCTACGTCAATCAGCATAATCACGGCGAAGATGCCTTAGCAGCGCTGCGTCATTTCTCTGATCTGCCACAAGGTGTGATTGGTGAGATTCATCTGGCAGGACATTTGCGTACTGATGACTGCCTGATCGATCACCATGGTTGTGAACTAGCGCCGGAGGTATGGGATTTATACCAAACAACGTGCTCGCTACTGGGCACAGAAATTCCTGTGTTGATTGAATGGGATACCGATATTCCGGCGCTACCGGTTCTGCTGGCCGAAGCGGCTAAGGCGACGTATTACAGGGATGCGTCTCGTGCCAACATCATCAACGCAAGTAGTGTCAGTAACTCAATATCAGCGGCACATCATGGCTGA
- a CDS encoding RNA-binding S4 domain-containing protein: MQELTFSLDGEFVELNQLLKLVGLCDSGGAGKVIVASGAVAVDGKQELRKTAKIRQGQKVVLGDVRIKVIAA; the protein is encoded by the coding sequence ATGCAAGAACTTACTTTTAGCCTGGATGGCGAATTCGTTGAATTGAATCAATTATTAAAACTGGTCGGACTATGCGACAGCGGTGGTGCAGGCAAAGTGATTGTCGCCAGTGGTGCCGTTGCCGTTGACGGCAAGCAGGAGTTGCGTAAAACAGCCAAAATCCGGCAAGGACAAAAAGTAGTCTTGGGCGATGTTCGCATCAAGGTGATTGCGGCTTAA
- a CDS encoding ABC transporter substrate-binding protein codes for MKAVLKLALKPIAAMLMLVSSMQVHAADKITIMVGGIEKQIYLPAKLAEQLGYLKETGLEIELLSEPAGVNAETEMLSGAAQGVVGFYDHTIDLQARGKLVQSVVQFSQAPGEVILVSKAAAKEIKSPADFKGKTLGVTGLGSSTNFLTQYLAAKAGVKNSEFTTLPVGAGSTFIAAMAQNKIDAGMTTEPTISRLVSTGAATILIDLRTVKETEAALGGTYPAACLYMPTAWVNTHKDQVQKLANAFVKTLKYIKTHSAKEIADKMPADYYASNKQMYIDALEASKQMFTADGVMPENGPATVLKVLNGFDKAVQGKTINLANTFTSEFVKAAK; via the coding sequence ATGAAAGCAGTATTAAAACTCGCATTAAAACCGATAGCAGCCATGCTGATGCTGGTATCCAGCATGCAAGTCCATGCGGCTGACAAAATCACGATTATGGTCGGTGGGATAGAGAAGCAAATCTACTTGCCGGCTAAATTGGCAGAGCAGTTAGGGTATTTAAAAGAAACCGGTCTGGAGATTGAATTACTGAGCGAGCCAGCCGGGGTCAATGCAGAGACAGAAATGTTATCTGGTGCAGCGCAAGGTGTAGTAGGTTTTTATGATCACACCATCGATTTGCAAGCGCGTGGAAAATTAGTGCAATCGGTAGTCCAGTTTAGCCAGGCACCGGGCGAAGTAATTTTAGTGTCCAAGGCGGCTGCCAAAGAGATCAAATCCCCCGCAGACTTTAAAGGTAAGACATTAGGCGTCACAGGTCTTGGCTCTTCCACCAATTTTTTGACGCAATATCTGGCGGCTAAAGCAGGCGTGAAGAATAGCGAATTTACGACCTTGCCAGTGGGCGCAGGCTCAACTTTTATTGCAGCAATGGCACAAAATAAAATTGATGCGGGCATGACCACAGAGCCAACAATTTCGCGTCTGGTATCCACCGGTGCGGCTACCATTTTGATCGATTTGCGCACGGTGAAAGAAACTGAAGCTGCGCTCGGTGGTACTTATCCGGCAGCTTGTCTGTATATGCCCACTGCCTGGGTGAATACGCACAAAGATCAGGTACAAAAGCTAGCAAACGCGTTTGTAAAGACCTTGAAATACATTAAAACTCATAGCGCAAAAGAGATCGCAGACAAAATGCCAGCGGATTATTACGCATCCAATAAGCAGATGTACATCGATGCGCTGGAAGCCAGCAAGCAGATGTTTACCGCTGATGGTGTGATGCCGGAAAACGGCCCCGCGACCGTACTCAAGGTATTGAATGGTTTTGATAAAGCGGTACAAGGCAAGACGATCAATCTGGCGAATACCTTCACCAGCGAGTTTGTGAAAGCGGCGAAATAA
- a CDS encoding PA4780 family RIO1-like protein kinase — MKIPKRIQPLVDEGLIDDVLRQLMSGKEATVYVVRCGEDIRCAKVYKEANQRSFKKAVAYQEGRTVKNSRQARAMEKGTRYGRKMQEEVWQSAEVDALYRLAAAGVRVPTPYICFEGVLLMDLVTDATGNAAPRLNDVELTEALALDYHAQLLHQVVLMLCAGVIHGDLSEYNILVDDKGPVIIDLPQAIDAAGNTSAGAMLERDVDNLMNFFSPFAPQLAGTKYGKEIWLLYQAGLLTPETVLTGRVAVDKRPADVGAVMREIEIARIEQADEERRLSQYDN; from the coding sequence ATGAAAATACCAAAAAGAATACAGCCACTTGTTGATGAAGGGTTAATCGATGATGTCTTGCGCCAGCTCATGAGCGGCAAAGAGGCCACGGTGTATGTCGTGCGTTGCGGTGAGGATATCCGTTGCGCCAAAGTATATAAAGAAGCGAATCAGCGTAGTTTTAAAAAAGCCGTCGCCTACCAGGAAGGTCGTACCGTCAAAAATAGCCGCCAGGCGCGGGCGATGGAAAAAGGCACCCGCTACGGCCGTAAGATGCAGGAAGAAGTCTGGCAAAGCGCCGAGGTCGATGCCTTATACCGTCTGGCCGCTGCCGGTGTGCGCGTCCCGACGCCGTATATCTGCTTTGAAGGCGTACTGCTGATGGATCTAGTGACAGATGCCACTGGCAACGCCGCACCGCGTTTAAATGATGTTGAACTGACCGAAGCGCTGGCACTGGACTATCACGCTCAATTGCTGCATCAGGTCGTCCTGATGTTATGTGCCGGCGTCATCCACGGCGATCTGTCTGAATACAATATTCTGGTGGATGACAAGGGTCCTGTCATCATTGACTTGCCGCAAGCGATTGATGCTGCAGGCAATACCAGTGCAGGCGCCATGCTGGAGCGCGATGTCGATAATTTGATGAACTTCTTCAGTCCCTTTGCGCCACAACTGGCAGGAACCAAATACGGCAAAGAAATCTGGCTGCTATATCAGGCAGGTTTGCTCACACCAGAAACCGTCTTGACTGGTCGCGTTGCAGTGGATAAACGTCCGGCCGATGTTGGCGCGGTGATGCGTGAGATTGAAATCGCGCGGATTGAACAAGCGGACGAAGAGCGGCGTTTATCGCAATACGATAATTAG
- the mobB gene encoding molybdopterin-guanine dinucleotide biosynthesis protein B, translating to MSTQLLGVIGWSGSGKTTLLEYLITQLVAQGTSVNVIKHSHHDIVLEPPHKDSARLRMAGANEVLLASPYRVSLITELRQKPEPSLSDLLRRLAAADLTLVEGYKWEPIPKLEIHRPGLGKPDLYSSDLRVVAVAADTPAPADLSAGIVWLDLNQPEQILKWLQLALAEKLFSVSL from the coding sequence ATGTCAACTCAATTACTCGGCGTCATCGGCTGGTCTGGTAGTGGAAAAACCACGTTGTTGGAATATCTCATCACACAACTAGTTGCTCAAGGTACAAGTGTGAATGTGATCAAACATAGTCATCATGATATTGTTTTAGAGCCGCCGCACAAAGATAGCGCAAGATTACGTATGGCAGGCGCAAATGAAGTGCTGCTGGCCTCGCCTTATCGTGTTTCATTAATCACAGAGTTACGGCAAAAGCCAGAACCCTCGTTGTCTGACTTGCTCCGCCGTCTGGCAGCCGCCGACCTGACTTTAGTAGAAGGTTATAAGTGGGAGCCCATTCCAAAACTAGAAATCCATCGCCCCGGCCTCGGCAAACCTGATTTGTATTCAAGCGATCTGCGAGTGGTGGCAGTTGCGGCAGATACGCCAGCGCCAGCAGATCTGAGTGCCGGCATAGTCTGGCTCGATCTGAATCAACCGGAGCAGATACTAAAATGGCTACAACTTGCGCTGGCGGAAAAGTTATTTTCGGTCTCGCTATAA
- a CDS encoding ABC transporter ATP-binding protein yields the protein MATSLTKNVATNVAIELTNVSRKFISPAGKVTLALKDFSLTVNEGDFCAIVGPTGCGKSTTLGMITGLNPPSSGSVKVFGKPVTGIDPDIGFVFQADAVFPWKNVIDNIAIGPIFRGKDKKTAKEMAGEWVRRVGLAGFEYHYPHQLSGGMRKRVALAQTFINEPKILLMDEPFSALDVQTRALMQDELLGLWSEKKASVVFVTHDIEEAIALADRVVVLSKGPGSVKSCYEIPLARPREVSTARYSEEFIHLSKQIWTDLKDEVQI from the coding sequence ATGGCAACGAGCCTAACTAAGAATGTGGCGACGAATGTAGCCATCGAGTTGACCAATGTCAGCAGAAAATTTATCAGTCCGGCTGGCAAAGTAACCCTTGCATTAAAAGATTTTAGTTTGACGGTCAATGAAGGTGATTTCTGCGCGATTGTTGGTCCTACCGGCTGCGGCAAATCAACTACTCTAGGCATGATCACGGGTTTAAATCCGCCGTCTTCAGGTAGCGTTAAAGTATTTGGTAAGCCGGTGACGGGGATTGATCCCGACATTGGTTTTGTGTTTCAGGCAGATGCAGTTTTCCCCTGGAAAAACGTGATCGATAATATTGCGATTGGTCCGATATTTCGCGGTAAGGATAAAAAAACGGCGAAAGAGATGGCGGGCGAGTGGGTGCGCAGAGTCGGTCTGGCGGGCTTTGAATACCATTATCCGCATCAGTTATCGGGCGGTATGCGTAAGCGTGTTGCACTGGCGCAGACGTTTATTAACGAGCCAAAAATCTTGTTGATGGACGAGCCATTCTCCGCATTAGACGTGCAGACCCGTGCACTGATGCAGGACGAATTACTGGGCTTGTGGTCAGAGAAAAAAGCCTCCGTCGTGTTTGTGACCCATGATATTGAGGAGGCGATTGCATTAGCAGATCGTGTGGTGGTGTTGTCTAAAGGTCCCGGCTCTGTCAAGAGCTGCTACGAGATTCCTTTAGCACGTCCGCGGGAAGTTTCTACGGCACGCTACTCAGAAGAATTTATCCATCTGTCAAAGCAAATCTGGACGGATTTAAAAGATGAAGTCCAAATTTAA
- a CDS encoding DNA-binding domain-containing protein: MADPRSLSAIQQQFADALLFPDQSTSPLFKSSPEQAQERLGIYRGNVSAIWTQALQNTYPVLYQLVGAEFFEQMAKAYGRAHPSTSGDLNEFGSQLSIFLADPATGIGIINDYPYFPDVANLEWHVHTAYYATNTAPLGLAEVIEKTGEHFGQTRLRLHPACRLITSEWACASIWQAHQPKIDVAYPEQLEVKNYCLVNRQHWLVEVHALGIASYVGLLALSQGESIGWALEQAMEHDPDFQIADQLQQWFNWGIFVESKLSSSDERM, encoded by the coding sequence ATGGCTGACCCTCGCAGCCTCTCTGCGATACAACAGCAGTTTGCAGATGCTTTATTGTTTCCCGACCAAAGTACCAGTCCATTGTTCAAATCCTCGCCGGAACAAGCACAAGAACGCTTGGGGATTTATAGGGGGAATGTGTCCGCCATCTGGACTCAAGCCTTACAAAATACCTATCCTGTTTTATATCAATTGGTCGGCGCAGAATTTTTTGAGCAAATGGCCAAAGCCTACGGACGCGCCCATCCGTCTACTTCAGGCGATTTAAACGAATTTGGATCGCAGCTATCCATTTTTTTAGCTGATCCAGCAACTGGTATCGGTATCATCAATGACTATCCCTATTTTCCAGATGTCGCCAACTTAGAGTGGCATGTGCATACGGCCTATTACGCAACCAATACAGCGCCGTTGGGCCTGGCCGAAGTGATTGAAAAAACAGGAGAACATTTTGGACAAACCCGTTTGCGCCTACACCCAGCTTGCCGATTAATAACATCGGAGTGGGCTTGTGCAAGCATTTGGCAAGCACACCAACCAAAAATCGATGTCGCTTATCCAGAGCAATTAGAGGTAAAAAACTATTGCTTAGTCAACCGCCAACATTGGTTAGTCGAAGTACATGCATTAGGCATAGCGTCGTATGTTGGATTGCTAGCCTTATCGCAAGGAGAAAGTATCGGATGGGCATTGGAGCAAGCGATGGAACACGATCCCGATTTTCAGATTGCGGATCAACTACAGCAATGGTTTAACTGGGGCATTTTTGTAGAGAGTAAACTGTCTTCCAGCGATGAACGCATGTAA
- a CDS encoding hemerythrin domain-containing protein: MTDTQWGWSDRLSLSYAPMDETHQEFVTLCAALAEDNPATYIERLDALIAHSVEHFDQENQWMTETQFPPGGCHITEHNAILQVMHEVRRRIELGETDLGARLAEELPHWFEHHVDTMDNMLARFMSNEQMQQNQLATLSEEPVSAGTAAV; the protein is encoded by the coding sequence ATGACTGATACACAATGGGGATGGTCGGATCGGCTAAGTTTGAGCTATGCGCCCATGGATGAAACACATCAAGAATTTGTCACGCTCTGCGCTGCGCTGGCAGAAGACAATCCGGCAACCTACATCGAGCGTTTAGATGCCTTGATCGCACATTCAGTCGAACACTTCGATCAAGAAAATCAATGGATGACTGAAACCCAATTTCCACCAGGCGGCTGTCATATCACAGAGCACAACGCCATACTGCAAGTCATGCACGAAGTGCGACGCCGGATAGAATTAGGAGAAACCGATTTAGGCGCACGCCTGGCAGAAGAATTGCCGCACTGGTTTGAACATCATGTTGATACCATGGACAATATGCTGGCGCGCTTTATGAGTAATGAGCAAATGCAGCAAAATCAACTTGCAACATTGTCTGAAGAGCCAGTCAGCGCCGGCACAGCAGCCGTTTGA
- a CDS encoding ABC transporter permease: MNTTVLNTSLNLPEIGEEERKAIAKGVNHHRLVIFLRIALAVVTLGAWELSVKAGLIDPFFFSQPTAIYEQLMTWITEGTAQGPLWRELLVTMEETVLGFLIGSFLGIFFGIALGRNKLAADVLSIYIKVANAIPRVVLGSIFIIMFGLGMGSKIALAVVMVFFVVFGNAFQGVREADKNLIANAYILGASKRQVTFSVVFPSALTWILASLHVSFGFALVGAVVGEFLGARHGIGLLIATAQGTFNAAGVFAAMIVLAVVALAAEYLLTAIENRLLKWRPVQFVEQGM; this comes from the coding sequence ATGAATACTACTGTCCTAAATACGTCGCTCAATCTGCCTGAAATCGGTGAGGAAGAGCGCAAGGCGATTGCCAAAGGGGTTAATCATCACCGTCTGGTTATTTTTTTACGAATCGCACTGGCCGTGGTGACTTTAGGTGCGTGGGAATTATCGGTTAAAGCGGGTTTAATTGATCCTTTCTTTTTCTCGCAACCGACGGCTATTTATGAGCAACTGATGACATGGATCACAGAAGGTACGGCGCAAGGTCCGCTCTGGCGTGAATTGCTGGTAACGATGGAAGAAACGGTACTGGGGTTTTTGATTGGTAGTTTTCTGGGTATTTTTTTCGGGATTGCTCTGGGCCGCAATAAATTGGCAGCGGATGTGTTGAGTATCTATATCAAAGTCGCTAATGCTATTCCGCGTGTGGTGTTGGGGTCGATTTTTATCATCATGTTTGGTTTGGGCATGGGGTCTAAGATTGCATTAGCGGTTGTGATGGTATTTTTTGTCGTGTTTGGTAATGCGTTCCAAGGCGTGCGTGAGGCGGATAAAAATCTGATTGCCAACGCATATATTTTGGGGGCGAGTAAACGTCAGGTGACTTTCTCGGTCGTGTTTCCGTCGGCACTGACTTGGATTTTAGCCAGCTTGCATGTCAGCTTTGGTTTTGCATTAGTCGGTGCCGTGGTCGGTGAGTTTTTGGGTGCGCGACACGGTATCGGTTTGCTGATCGCCACAGCGCAAGGGACGTTTAATGCAGCCGGTGTATTTGCAGCAATGATCGTGTTGGCGGTGGTCGCCTTGGCGGCCGAGTATCTGCTGACTGCGATTGAAAACAGATTATTGAAATGGCGTCCGGTGCAGTTTGTTGAGCAGGGTATGTGA
- a CDS encoding YjfB family protein, with translation MDVTGIASVATTLADVGTSQAVSIAVLKKAQDISKDSATALIEAIPSAPTVSNLPPNLGRNINTTA, from the coding sequence ATGGACGTTACAGGTATTGCCAGCGTTGCCACAACTTTGGCCGATGTAGGTACTAGCCAAGCGGTTAGTATTGCTGTGCTTAAAAAAGCGCAAGACATTAGCAAGGACAGCGCAACCGCTTTGATCGAAGCGATTCCAAGCGCTCCAACGGTATCGAATTTACCGCCAAATCTTGGCAGAAATATCAATACCACTGCTTAG
- a CDS encoding DUF2282 domain-containing protein, whose amino-acid sequence MNNKAMIAVALAGLLGSAMAAAAEPAKTEKCFGVAKAGQNDCATKTGSHSCAGQGKKDMDPSEWKKVPAGTCEKMGGKVDKAA is encoded by the coding sequence ATGAACAACAAAGCCATGATCGCAGTTGCATTAGCAGGTTTGCTTGGTTCCGCTATGGCAGCCGCCGCTGAACCAGCAAAAACAGAAAAATGTTTTGGCGTCGCCAAAGCAGGTCAAAATGATTGCGCTACTAAAACTGGCTCCCATTCTTGCGCTGGCCAAGGCAAAAAAGATATGGACCCTAGTGAATGGAAAAAAGTCCCGGCAGGCACCTGTGAAAAAATGGGCGGCAAAGTAGACAAAGCAGCCTGA